The Oncorhynchus masou masou isolate Uvic2021 chromosome 31, UVic_Omas_1.1, whole genome shotgun sequence genome includes a region encoding these proteins:
- the LOC135524131 gene encoding zinc finger C3H1 domain-containing protein-like isoform X3: protein MGRNQVRNKQMMHHNAAKTENGVNESFEDLLTKYKQIQLELECIRKEENMVLKPEEDLPALNEPEVSASNPQTEPLPDTNSIPNDSAAEEKKVFQAFNLKPLRQKLLTPAEIDALKTKTEKKDPEREDGDTESERGPVEPVATPIAIPKGEEEKDGLKKEANKAGEKDTTACVCCRSKSEDPEEEGETKYSKVGCACCSESSEDSTPSPVKPKVKGSNEDEELSELQLRLLALQSASRKWHQKEQQVMNASKEKITNAKPSLEKIPNAKPSQEKIPNAKPSKEKIPNAKPSKEKIPNAKPSQEKTSSSTSSASNPAERGRVTTRSASSAASEKAKALANKPQEKAKAGAKPPAEKSKAPVKGYPGRKMVSPGSVAKQAFRKQQLRTWKLQQQRDQDELRRQEEEERRRREEEIRKIRDLSNQDEQYNRFMKLVGGSKPPLARNPSKSRDSDHTRKSSGKQGLDTSGNLYQYDNYDEVAMDTDSETNSPASSPVHDPFDVQGCFTHMPMPFPMDSSQYRIDLGQPRFLSVIPSAPPPPLPPMPPPPDELEPPPKPPFADEEEEEEMLLRETCLMSMANKKEITLDSGPPSPSPLVSLVQPVPMSNRSVVSLNTAPQPRNKKFSRGHHHPRLPLVLPRHKAVVVQLNGSDDSDSDMETCGSSTRTQFVFGGLEFMIKEARRSAEAAKAKPTSGSEENEPVRTPEALSDAKKAEYRLLKGEIASREKQKVLMDHSPRAVSSPAGSDPDVDFAAKAAAKLQLTEAETNLTKHRNLLLKDDGILRQLLQQEQKKKEALKAAEAKVAKLKEQLLASEKIVSANKTLLNRLQEQVHRVQLRVSVKKSHSLKLQKEMVQAQAAAGREPGGQKRRTDVSHPSPAKRLRVEVSVAPRGTERHFADLLAQKQRLQLLESEYALKIQKLKEAQALHNRGAVAEPPPPQATSTPIPRARQPSTPPTSPFPLPQPSLHDLTQDKLTLVSSEDITETEDGDMEPATAAVPSASTQSVRRRSFRETGAFTKPKLEPGGTGLVKDCPAKSAKVKAPGPGELFLGLEVEALQTMDKQQANLGELLLGELRALGGTVEKPPAGKVIEVDVDIMAAPSSRAELKPVPFGQYRSPLLVFKSYRFSPYFRTKEKLSLSSVSYSNVVVPKKCFCRFDLTGTCNDDDCKWQHMRNCTFGGNQLFHDILSYNLALIGCSESSTTDDISVATEKYLKKLFGTNKDCMGMDQKAVLLLSKVNESKRHVPPFTTCKDLRRWRPQPARQASPSAGDDSGDECADANPGPVKYDGFSKRSLSAAMDVCVTPDDKRYFISETDDISNLETSVLESPRDAQLWIKLAFKYLSQKETPGAECLDAALNTLSRALEDNRDNPEIWCHYLSLFSRRGKRDEVQEMCEMAVEHAPDYQVWWSYLTMESSFEGKDYVCGRLLQYLLDCSWTSGFSERLSFQLLESLLYRVQLSVFTGRLQNALAILQNALKSVTEQCIADHLTASDRCLVWLSFIHLTEFDRLPDSLYDPANSNPSRVVSTESFALPWRKPLDVRTEPDTLIAVFEDAVRQCTDQTLPPSERTLVCLPLYTNLIACYSLLGKYDAGLELCESLLALCPQSCVLLDALSGLYVGKGDCEQGVCVWLRALSQCPHNAEVFYHTCKFFMAQEKSSCITPLFREFVLSFCDGERSEQKPVDVLRSILGIPTEDILRGPVIKKQLQEQLSHQKPYLNLVHCLWQWVHGSVGEAMDAFERALGAVMQLNVLQKLWMDYLLFTSSKLAGSPSNGRELRMLSDLVQRCLVTVPSRLEVPFSSAQYWSCFRFHNKVMFHYLRCLPQSQHPHILERLTYTMPTNAELALRLLHQEWQDGNIEHLKFQARMLSSSIPNYLANWKIAIAVERELKERSEVRLLYQQALQKLPLCATLWKDRLLFEAAEGGKTDKLRKLVDKCQEVGVSLSEPLNLGWSKMEGEDH from the exons ATGGGGAGGAATCAGGTAAGAAACAAGCAGATGATGCACCACAACGCTGCCAAAACCGAGAATGGTGTCAACGAGAGCTTTGAGGATCTGCTCACCAAGTACAAACAGATTCAGCTGGAGCTGGAATGTATTAGGAAAGAAGAGAACATGGTTCTGAAGCCCGAAGAAGACCTGCCGGCTCTGAACGAGCCTGAGGTTTCTGCCAGTAATCCCCAGACCGAGCCGTTACCCGACACTAACAGTATTCCCAATGACAGCGCTGCGGAGGAGAAGAAGGTATTTCAGGCGTTCAACCTCAAACCTCTACGACAGAAACTCCTCACTCCGGCAGAAATTGATGCGCTCAAAACGAAAACGGAAAAgaaagatccagagagagaggacggtgACACGGAGAGCGAAAGAGGTCCAGTTGAACCAGTTGCTACCCCGATTGCTATTCCCAAAG gagaagaggagaaagatggGTTGAAGAAAGAGGCGAACAAGGCAGGGGAGAAGGACACGACAGCTTGTGTGTGCTGCCGCAGCAAATCTGAGGACccggaggaagagggggagacgAAGTATTCGAAAGTCGGTTGTGCGTGCTGCAGCGAATCATCAGAGGACTCCACTCCATCCCCTGTCAAG CCTAAAGTGAAGGGGAGCAATGAAGACGAGGAGCTGTCTGAGCTGCAGCTGCGTCTCTTGGCCTTGCAGTCAGCCAGCAGGAAGTGGCACCAGAAAGAACAGCAGGTAATGAATGCGAGCAAGGAGAAGATCACCAACGCCAAGCCTTCCCTTGAGAAGATCCCCAACGCCAAGCCTTCCCAAGAGAAGATCCCCAACGCCAAGCCTTCCAAGGAGAAGATCCCCAACGCCAAGCCTTCCAAGGAGAAGATCCCCAACGCCAAGCCTTCCCAGGAGAAGACATCCAGCTCTACATCCAGTGCATCCAACCCAGCTGAAAGAGGCAGAGTCACCACCAGGTCTGCCTCCTCTGCTGCCTCAGAGAAGGCCAAAGCTCTGGCCAACAAGCCCCAGGAGAAGGCCAAGGCTGGGGCTAAGCCTCCAGCGGAGAAGAGCAAAGCTCCGGTCAAGGGCTATCCAGGGAGGAAGATGGTCAGCCCAG GCTCGGTGGCCAAGCAGGCGTTCCGGAAGCAGCAGTTGAGGACCTGGAAGCTCCAACAGCAGAGAGACCAGGACGAGCTGCGGAGACAGGAAGAAGAGGAACGCCGCAGGAGGGAGGAAGAAATCCGCAAGATCCGGGATCTGTCCAATCAGGACGAGCAGTACAACCGCTTCATGAAGCTGGTCGGGGGCTCCAAGCCGCCACTGGCGCGCAATCCGAGCAag tccagagaCAGCGACCACACTAGGAAGTCTTCTGGTAAACAGGGATTGGACACCTCAGGGAACCTTTACCAGTATGACAACTACGACGAGGTTGCCATGGATACTGACAGTGAGACCAATTCTCCGG CGTCTTCTCCAGTACATGATCCATTCGACGTCCAAGGATGTTTCACTCACATGCCCATGCCTTTCCCCATGGACTCCTCTCAATACAGAATT GATTTGGGTCAGCCGCGTTTCCTGTCCGTCATTCCGTCCGCGCCCCCTCCACCCTTACCCCCAATGCCCCCACCCCCGGATGAGCTAGAACCGCCCCCCAAGCCGCCGTTCGCtgacgaggaagaggaggaggagatgctgCTCAGAGAGACCTGCCTCATGTCCATGGCCAACAAGAAG GAGATTACCCTTGACAGcggccccccctctccctcccccctggtCAGTCTGGTTCAGCCGGTGCCCATGAGCAACCGGAGTGTGGTCAGCCTCAACACAGCACCCCAACCACGAAACAAGAAGTTCAGCCGAGGGCATCACCACCCCAGGCTCCCACTGGTG CTCCCGCGGCACAAGGCGGTGGTAGTCCAGCTCAACGGTTCAGACGACAGTGACTCGGACATGGAGACCTGCGGCAGCTCTACACGGACACAGTTTGTCTTTGGAGGCCTGGAGTTCATGATTAAGGAGGCCCGCAGGTCTGCAGAG GCAGCAAAAGCCAAACCGACGTCAGGGTCTGAGGAGAACGAACCAGTCAGAACTCCGGAGGCTCTATCCGATGCCAAGAAGGCTGAGTATCGTCTGCTGAAAGGAGAAATAGCCAG TAGGGAGAAACAGAAGGTTCTGATGGACCACAGTCCCCGAGCTGTGTCCTCTCCTGCAGGCTCCGATCCCGATGTGGACTTTGCTGCCAAGGCAGCGGCCAAGCTACAGCTGACCGAGGCAGAGACCAACCTGACCAAACACAG aaacctgctcctgaAGGACGACGGCATCCTGAGGCAGCTCTTGCAGCAGGAGCAGAAGAAGAAGGAGGCGTTGAAGGCAGCTGAGGCCAAGGTGGCCAAGCTCAAAGAACAGCTCCTGGCCTCGGAGAAGATCGTCAGCGCCAACAAGACCCTCCTCAACAGGCTCCAGGAACAG GTTCATCGTGTTCAGCTCCGCGTGTCAGTGAAGAAGAGCCACAGCTTGAAGCTGCAGAAAGAGATGGTCCAAGCCCAGGCCGCCGCAGGCAGAGAGCCAGGGGGTCAGAAACGACGCACGGACGTCAGCCACCCCTCG CCTGCGAAGCGTCTGCGGGTGGAAGTCTCTGTCGCCCCCCGCGGGACTGAGCGCCACTTCGCCGACCTCCTGGCCCAGAAGCAGCGTCTGCAGCTGCTCGAGTCGGAGTACGCCCTAAAGATCCAGAAGCTGAAGGAGGCCCAGGCCCTCCACAACCGAGGAGCCGTCGCCGAACCCCCGCCACCCCAGGCCACCTCCACCCCAATCCCCAGGGCTCGCCAGCCCAGTACCCCTCCCACCAGCCCCTTCCCTTTGCCCCAGCCATCCCTACATGACCTCACCCAGGATAAACTCACCCTGGTCAGCAGTGAGGATATCACTGAGACTGAAGACGGCGACATGGAACCCGCCACTGCAGCAGTGCCCTCCGCCTCCACCCAGAGTGTTCGCAGGCGCTCTTTCAGAGAGACGGGCGCCTTCACCAAGCCTAAACTGGAGCCCGGTGGGACTGGACTGGTCAAGGATTGTCCAGCCAAGTCAGCCAAGGTGAAGGCTCCTGGGCCTGGGGAGCTGTTCTTAGGGCTGGAGGTGGAGGCCCTGCAGACGATGGACAAGCAGCAGGCCAACCTAGGAGAGCTGCTGCTCGGGGAACTACGGGCGCTAGGTGGCACTGTGGAGAAACCTCCAGCTGGGAAG GTGATAGAGGTGGATGTAGACATAATGGCTGCCCCGTCAAGCCGTGCTGAGTTGAAGCCTGTCCCGTTCGGACAATATCGCAGCCCTCTCCTGGTCTTCAAGTCTTACAG GTTCAGTCCGTATTTTCGGACCAAGGAGAAGTTATCACTCAGCTCTGTGTCTTACAGCAATGTTGTTGTGCCCAAAAAGTGTTTCTGCCGCTTCGACCTCACAGGCACATGCAATGACGATGACTGCAAGTG GCAGCATATGAGAAATTGCACTTTCGGTGGAAACCAGCTTTTCCATGATATTCTGTCGTACAACCTGGCCTTGATTGGCTGCTCGGAGAGCAGTACTACTGATGACATCAGTGTTGCCACAG AAAAGTATTTAAAAAAGCTCTTTGGGACAAACAAGGATTGCATGGGAATGGACCAGAAGGCCGTCCTACTGTTGAGCAAAGTGAATGAAAGCAAAAGACATG TCCCTCCCTTCACCACGTGTAAGGATCTCCGGAGGTGGAGGCCTCAGCCTGCTCGCCAGGCCAGCCCAAGCGCTGGGGACGACAGCGGGGACGAGTGTGCAGACGCCAACCCTGGTCCGGTCAAATACG ACGGTTTTTCCAAGAGGAGTTTGTCTGCTgccatggatgtgtgtgtgaccccagacgacaagcgttactTCATTAGTGAGACTGACGACATATCTAACCTGGAGACCAGTGTCCTGGAGAGCCCCCGCGACGCACAGCTGTGGATCAAACTGGCCTTCAAATACCTCAGCCAGAAAGAGAC CCCCGGGGCGGAGTGCCTGGATGCTGCGTTGAACACGCTGTCTCGTGCCCTGGAGGACAACCGGGACAACCCCGAGATTTGGTGCCACTACCTGTCTCTGTTCTCCCGCCGCGGGAAGAGGGACGAGGTGCAGGAGATGTGTGAGATGGCTGTTGAGCACGCCCCCGACTACCAAGTCTGGTGGAGT TACCTAACCATGGAGAGCTCGTTTGAGGGGAAGGACTATgtgtgtggtcgtctgctgcagtaCCTACTAGACTGTTCTTGGACTAGTGGCTTCTCCGAGAGGCTCTCCTTCCAGTTGCTGGAGTCTCTACTCTACAGGGTCCAACTCAGCGTGTTCACCGGCCGGCTACAGAATGCCCTGGCCATCCTACAG AATGCCTTGAAGTCGGTAACTGAGCAGTGCATTGCTGACCACCTGACCGCGAGTGACCGCTGCCTAGTCTGGCTGTccttcatccacctgacagagtTTGACCGCCTGCCGGACAGCTTGTATGACCCGGCCAACTCCAACCCTTCCCGGGTGGTAAGCACAGAGTCCTTCGCCCTCCCCTGGAGAAAGCCGCTCGACGTCCGCACCGAGCCTGACACGCTTATCGCTGTGTTCGAAG ATGCAGTACGTCAGTGCACAGACCAGACTCTGCCTCCCAGTGAGAGAACTCTGGTCTGTCTGCCTCTATACACAAACCTCATCGCCTGCTACAGCCTGCTGGGAAA GTACGATGCGGGCCTGGAGCTGTGTGAGTCGCTGTTGGCGCTGTGCCCGCAGTCCTGTGTCCTGTTAGATGCCCTGTCAGGGCTCTACGTGGGGAAGGGGGACTGTGAGCAGGGTGTCTGCGTGTGGTTACGGGCTCTGTCCCAGTGTCCACACAATGCAGAGGTCTTCTACCACACCTGCAAGTTCTTTATGGCAcag GAGAAGTCAAGTTGCATCACTCCTCTGTTCCGGGAGTTTGTCCTGTCTTTCTGTGATGGGGAGAGAAGTGAACAGAAACCTGTGGATGTGCTACG GTCCATCCTTGGTATTCCAACAGAGGACATCCTAAGAGGCCCAGTTATCAAAAAGCAACTTCAAGAGCAGCTTAGTCACCAAAAGCCTTACCTGAACCTCGTCCACTG TCTGTGGCAGTGGGTGCACGGTAGTGTTGGGGAGGCGATGGATGCTTTCGAGAGAGCCCTGGGAGCCGTAATGCAGCTAAATGTCCTTCAAAAGCTATGGATGGA TTATCTCCTTTTTACCAGCAGTAAGCTAGCTGGGAGCCCCTCCAACGGCAGAGAGCTCCGGATGTTATCAGACCTGGTCCAGCGTTGCCTAGTAACTGTCCCTTCCAGGCTGGAGGTTCCGTTCAGCTCGGCCCAGTACTGGAGCTGCTTCAGATTTCACAACAAG GTTATGTTCCACTACCTGCGCTGTCTGCCCCAGTCCCAGCACCCCCATATCCTGGAGAGACTAACGTACACCATGCCCACCAACGCTGAACTGGCCCTGAG GTTGCTGCATCAAGAGTGGCAGGATGGAAATATAGAACATCTGAAATTCCAGGCCAGAATGTTGAGCAGTAGCATTCCAAACTATCTGGCCAACTGGAAAAT AGCGATCGCTGTGGAGAGGGAACTCAAGGAGCGCTCCGAG gtcCGGCTTCTTTATCAGCAAGCCCTGCAAAAGCTTCCactgtgtgccaccctatggaaAGAT cGCCTGCTGTTTGAAGCTGCGGAGGGAGGTAAAACTGATAAACTGAGGAAACTTGTTGACAAATGTCAAGAGGTGGGAGTGAGTCTAAGTGAGCCCCTAAATTTAGGCTGGAGcaaaatggagggagaggatcACTGA